The Halopseudomonas sabulinigri genome window below encodes:
- a CDS encoding cytochrome c oxidase assembly protein — protein MLRLGLVLMMLVAPAAWAHSPVSGGGHEQLAALLSALVLAAAWVLYLVGAWRVRPGCWSLGLFSLGMALAFSAVLGPLDTWAETSTSWHMVQHMLFMVVIAPLWVLARPLPQIVGGAGRYAAVVWNPPLRLVQHPMLTAYLHGLVIWFWHVPRFYVLALDNPWWHVFEHACFLLTAGLFWWAVLKTSARRVHWALFALLFTLMHTGFLGAMLTFAQSSLYGPERSLEDQQLAGMIMWVLGAFPYLLASAWIGYRWYQQVQARLNS, from the coding sequence ATGCTGCGCCTTGGCCTGGTGTTGATGATGCTGGTTGCGCCAGCGGCCTGGGCGCACAGCCCGGTGTCGGGCGGCGGGCATGAGCAGTTGGCGGCGCTGCTAAGTGCGCTGGTATTGGCGGCGGCCTGGGTGCTATATCTGGTCGGTGCCTGGCGTGTGCGCCCAGGATGTTGGTCGCTGGGCTTATTCAGCCTGGGTATGGCGCTGGCGTTCTCTGCTGTGCTGGGGCCGCTCGACACCTGGGCGGAGACCAGCACCAGCTGGCATATGGTGCAGCACATGCTGTTTATGGTGGTGATCGCACCGCTGTGGGTGCTGGCGCGGCCGTTGCCGCAGATCGTCGGTGGAGCAGGGCGCTACGCCGCTGTGGTCTGGAACCCGCCACTGCGCCTGGTCCAGCATCCGATGCTGACCGCCTATTTGCACGGGCTGGTGATCTGGTTCTGGCATGTTCCGCGCTTCTACGTGCTGGCGCTGGATAATCCCTGGTGGCATGTGTTCGAGCATGCCTGCTTTCTGCTGACGGCCGGATTGTTCTGGTGGGCGGTATTGAAAACTAGCGCACGCCGCGTACATTGGGCGCTGTTTGCGCTGCTGTTTACCCTGATGCACACCGGCTTTCTTGGCGCCATGTTGACGTTTGCCCAGTCGTCGCTCTATGGGCCGGAGCGCTCGCTGGAAGATCAGCAACTGGCTGGCATGATCATGTGGGTGTTGGGGGCCTTCCCCTATCTGCTGGCATCTGCCTGGATAGGTTATCGCTGGTATCAACAGGTACAGGCCCGGCTCAATAGCTGA
- a CDS encoding organic hydroperoxide resistance protein, giving the protein MSVENVVYRAYAEATGGRDGRAISSDGVLDVELTTPKELGGAGGKGTNPEQLFAAGYSACFIGAMKFVAGRDKLPMPADASVEGVVGIGQIPNGFGIEVELRISLPGMDDAQASQLIDSAHQVCPYSNATRGNIDVTLTRV; this is encoded by the coding sequence ATGTCTGTAGAAAACGTTGTGTACCGTGCTTACGCTGAAGCCACCGGCGGCCGTGACGGCCGCGCCATCTCATCCGACGGCGTGCTGGACGTCGAGCTGACCACGCCCAAAGAGCTGGGCGGCGCTGGCGGCAAGGGTACCAACCCGGAACAGCTGTTCGCCGCGGGTTACTCAGCCTGTTTTATCGGCGCCATGAAGTTCGTGGCCGGACGCGACAAACTGCCCATGCCGGCAGATGCGTCCGTTGAGGGTGTAGTCGGGATCGGTCAGATCCCCAACGGTTTTGGCATTGAAGTGGAGCTGCGCATCAGCCTGCCCGGGATGGACGATGCACAGGCCAGCCAACTGATCGATAGCGCGCACCAGGTTTGCCCGTACTCCAACGCTACCCGCGGCAACATCGACGTTACCCTGACCCGGGTGTGA
- a CDS encoding MarR family winged helix-turn-helix transcriptional regulator, protein MPKPQTCPELMLDNQLCFALHSTSLLMTKVYKPLLKALSLTYPQYLAMLVLWEGDGITVGEISKRLLTDPGSLTPLLKRLEAEGLLKRQRSSQDERVVELFLTPAGEALKQRARAVPRCIVEASDQSLDELVDLRNQLLNLRQSLQRSLGGSDD, encoded by the coding sequence ATGCCGAAGCCACAAACCTGCCCCGAGTTGATGCTGGACAACCAGCTGTGCTTCGCCCTGCACTCCACCTCACTGCTGATGACCAAAGTCTACAAGCCTCTGCTCAAAGCGCTGTCGCTGACCTACCCGCAGTATCTGGCGATGCTGGTGCTGTGGGAGGGCGATGGCATTACCGTAGGCGAGATCAGCAAGCGTTTGCTGACCGACCCCGGTTCGCTGACACCGCTACTCAAGCGCCTGGAGGCCGAAGGCCTGCTCAAGCGCCAGCGTAGCAGCCAGGATGAGCGCGTGGTCGAGTTGTTTCTGACGCCCGCTGGCGAAGCACTCAAGCAGCGCGCCAGGGCCGTGCCGCGCTGCATTGTCGAAGCCTCTGATCAATCGCTGGACGAGCTGGTCGATCTCCGCAATCAGTTACTCAACTTGCGTCAGTCGCTGCAGCGCAGTCTGGGCGGCAGCGACGACTGA
- a CDS encoding carboxylate/amino acid/amine transporter gives MPFLIAVTLLWALSFSLIGEYLAGQVDSYFAVLTRTALASLLFLPLLRLRALPRPMIGGLLLVGALQFGVTYICLYLSFEYISVPEVLLFTIFTPLHIALVDNLIRRRFSLGPLVAASIAVVGAGIIRYDGLSDSFVRGFLIMQLANLTFAAGQVGYAHMVRRYQLPARVQWQGFGLFFIGAFMVVLPAWLLLGDHSRLPHTSLQWGVLGWLGLVASGLGFFFWNRGAAQVDAGTLGVMNNALVPAGLVVNLVIWNHDADLARLAAGSAVIGLSLWVNARWDRWRGTQLP, from the coding sequence ATGCCTTTTCTTATTGCGGTTACCCTTTTGTGGGCACTGTCTTTCAGCCTGATTGGCGAATACCTGGCGGGGCAGGTCGACAGCTACTTCGCCGTGCTCACGCGCACGGCACTGGCCAGCCTGCTGTTTCTGCCGCTGTTGCGGCTGCGCGCCTTGCCGCGGCCGATGATCGGCGGTCTCCTTTTGGTGGGGGCGCTGCAGTTCGGTGTGACTTACATCTGCCTCTATCTCTCGTTCGAATACATTTCAGTTCCCGAAGTGCTGCTGTTTACCATTTTCACGCCGCTGCATATCGCGCTGGTGGATAACCTGATTCGCCGGCGCTTCAGCCTGGGGCCACTGGTGGCCGCGAGCATCGCCGTGGTGGGGGCGGGAATTATCCGCTACGACGGCCTGAGCGACAGCTTCGTGCGCGGCTTTCTGATCATGCAGCTGGCCAACCTGACCTTCGCCGCCGGGCAGGTGGGTTACGCGCACATGGTGCGCCGTTACCAGCTGCCGGCGCGGGTGCAGTGGCAGGGTTTTGGCTTATTTTTTATTGGCGCCTTCATGGTGGTATTGCCAGCCTGGCTGTTGCTGGGGGATCACAGCCGCCTGCCGCACACCAGCTTGCAGTGGGGTGTGCTGGGCTGGTTGGGGCTGGTAGCCTCGGGCTTGGGATTCTTCTTCTGGAATCGCGGCGCGGCACAGGTCGACGCCGGCACCTTGGGGGTGATGAATAACGCCTTGGTGCCCGCCGGGCTAGTGGTCAACCTGGTGATCTGGAACCATGACGCTGATCTTGCGCGCTTGGCCGCCGGCTCGGCGGTGATCGGCCTGTCGCTGTGGGTCAATGCCCGTTGGGACCGTTGGCGGGGTACCCAGCTGCCCTGA
- the ypfJ gene encoding KPN_02809 family neutral zinc metallopeptidase gives MDWRGRKQSSNVEDRRGQDVQRASGGGAALLLVRFLPMMLRSKTGRIVLILGAVVIFGGKMLGIDILPMLLGGGTQSVSQNQREMSPQEQELAQFVSVVLADTETTWHQLFSAAGKTYQEPRLVLFSNRVNSACGTASSAVGPFYCPGDNQVYLDLSFFNDMRQQLGAPGDFAQAYVIAHEVGHHVQNLLGISQQVRQAGAGKSQATVNALSVKQELQADCFAGVWGYHADNQRQLLDPDDLEEALTAASAIGDDRLQRQAGQDVVPDSFTHGSSAQRVRWFKRGFESGQVAACDTFSATAN, from the coding sequence ATGGATTGGCGCGGCCGAAAACAGAGCAGCAACGTGGAAGATCGCCGTGGCCAGGACGTACAGCGCGCCAGCGGTGGCGGCGCGGCCCTGCTGTTGGTGCGCTTTCTGCCGATGATGCTGCGCAGCAAGACCGGGCGCATCGTGCTGATTCTGGGCGCCGTGGTGATCTTTGGCGGCAAGATGCTCGGCATAGACATTCTGCCCATGCTGCTGGGCGGCGGCACCCAGAGCGTCAGCCAGAACCAACGCGAGATGAGCCCGCAGGAGCAGGAGCTGGCGCAGTTCGTCTCGGTGGTACTGGCCGATACCGAAACCACCTGGCACCAGTTGTTCAGCGCAGCGGGCAAGACTTATCAGGAGCCACGCCTGGTGCTGTTTTCCAACCGAGTGAACTCAGCCTGCGGCACCGCCAGTTCGGCGGTCGGGCCCTTCTACTGCCCCGGTGACAACCAGGTGTATCTCGACCTCTCGTTTTTCAACGACATGCGTCAGCAGCTCGGCGCGCCCGGCGACTTTGCTCAGGCCTACGTGATTGCCCACGAGGTCGGCCATCATGTGCAGAATCTGTTGGGCATCAGTCAGCAGGTTCGCCAGGCCGGCGCGGGCAAGTCGCAAGCCACGGTCAACGCCCTGTCAGTGAAGCAGGAGCTGCAAGCCGATTGCTTTGCTGGCGTCTGGGGTTACCACGCCGACAACCAGCGCCAGCTACTTGACCCTGATGACTTGGAAGAAGCGCTTACCGCTGCCTCAGCCATTGGCGATGATCGCCTGCAGCGCCAGGCCGGGCAGGATGTAGTGCCCGACAGCTTCACCCACGGCAGCTCGGCGCAGCGCGTGCGCTGGTTCAAGCGGGGTTTTGAGTCTGGTCAGGTGGCCGCCTGCGATACCTTTTCGGCCACCGCCAATTGA
- a CDS encoding CHAD domain-containing protein: protein MKHSADKPDPIFQAARKQVRKALKALPADATPSDEDIHAIRVCSKKLRALLQLYRPGCAKADIKQVEQRLKQLAASYAGLRDAHVQEKTLARLITRLPPQQQAAMQPLFAYFASAASAAGSQITPEDPHQGFAEILADWQTRLKLKHRKDPVKGLDYTYRRARALALEAHDGGEDETYHQCRKWSKYYLYQAQLLCNRKAAKASIELLKQLGERLGLFQDHCVLEDSLQSEAAQVPELGNSVAQVLVVLEEQKQADKEQARQLFEQLYQQPHVPLSC from the coding sequence ATGAAACACAGTGCCGATAAACCCGACCCTATTTTCCAGGCCGCCCGCAAACAGGTGCGCAAGGCGCTCAAAGCCCTGCCAGCGGATGCGACTCCCAGCGATGAAGATATTCACGCCATCCGCGTGTGCAGCAAAAAACTGCGTGCCCTGCTGCAGCTCTATCGTCCCGGCTGCGCCAAGGCAGACATCAAGCAGGTTGAGCAACGCCTGAAGCAACTGGCGGCTTCCTACGCCGGGCTGCGCGACGCCCACGTGCAGGAGAAAACCCTGGCCCGGCTGATTACCCGCCTGCCGCCGCAGCAGCAGGCCGCGATGCAGCCGCTGTTCGCCTACTTTGCTTCAGCGGCCAGTGCGGCCGGCAGCCAGATCACCCCCGAAGACCCGCACCAGGGCTTTGCCGAGATACTCGCCGACTGGCAAACCAGGCTGAAGCTCAAACACCGCAAGGATCCGGTTAAGGGGCTGGACTACACCTACAGACGCGCCCGCGCTCTGGCACTGGAAGCCCACGATGGCGGTGAAGATGAGACCTATCACCAGTGCCGCAAGTGGAGTAAGTACTACCTCTATCAGGCTCAGCTGCTCTGTAACCGCAAGGCCGCCAAAGCCAGCATCGAACTACTAAAACAGCTGGGCGAGCGGTTGGGCCTGTTTCAGGATCACTGCGTACTGGAAGACAGCCTGCAGAGTGAGGCCGCCCAGGTACCGGAGCTGGGCAACAGTGTGGCGCAGGTTCTGGTTGTACTTGAAGAACAGAAACAGGCAGACAAGGAACAGGCTCGCCAGCTGTTTGAGCAACTGTATCAGCAGCCCCACGTGCCACTGAGCTGCTGA
- a CDS encoding MATE family efflux transporter: MPSHRQQLFLTGSIPRALLTLAVPIMLANILQSGYQLTDAFWVGRLGADAVAAVSVSMPVTFLVIAMGSGLAMAGATLTAQYMGAGRPDLVNHVAAQTMLMVTITSVVLGAIGFILAPHLLRLLGVTDAVYAGALGFMRVSFICVIFVFIYIMFQSLMRGVGQTRVPLLIVLGTVILNFGLDPLFIFGWGPLPGYGVMGAAMATLTTQAIAAGIGLIIFLRGRHGIQLAWRGLKPDMVYIRKAFFLGFPGSVELSTRGLGLMVMSFLVASFGTLTIAAYGIGSNILQVITIPAMGLSMAVSTLVGQNMGAGNVQRASKITQLAALYAFIGLSLVGLLVYAVAPQIVAFFVPGDAGVISEGARFIRIMALAWGGIGIQLCLVAAFRASGNMVSAMVIALVTQWMLQFPLAYVLSKHTTLGAEGIWWSFPITNILVAVISLCWFARGSWKNTRLTEDERQTVKVTDEALSEEGYR, from the coding sequence ATGCCCAGCCACCGCCAGCAACTCTTTCTCACCGGCTCCATTCCCCGTGCCCTGCTCACCTTGGCCGTGCCGATCATGCTCGCCAATATTCTGCAGTCGGGTTACCAATTGACCGACGCCTTCTGGGTTGGCCGGCTGGGTGCCGACGCCGTCGCAGCGGTGTCGGTCAGTATGCCGGTGACCTTCCTGGTGATTGCCATGGGCTCGGGGCTGGCGATGGCCGGCGCGACCCTGACCGCGCAATACATGGGCGCCGGGCGTCCGGATCTGGTCAATCACGTGGCAGCGCAAACCATGCTGATGGTGACCATCACCTCCGTTGTGCTGGGCGCGATCGGTTTCATCCTGGCGCCACACCTACTGCGCCTGTTGGGCGTTACTGACGCGGTCTACGCCGGCGCGCTCGGCTTTATGCGGGTGTCGTTCATCTGCGTGATCTTCGTGTTCATCTACATCATGTTCCAATCGCTGATGCGCGGGGTGGGTCAGACCAGGGTGCCGCTGCTGATCGTGCTGGGTACGGTGATTCTCAACTTTGGCCTGGACCCGCTGTTCATCTTTGGCTGGGGCCCGCTACCGGGATATGGCGTAATGGGCGCCGCCATGGCGACGCTGACCACACAGGCGATAGCCGCCGGTATCGGCCTGATCATCTTTTTGCGCGGGCGGCACGGCATCCAGCTCGCCTGGCGCGGGCTGAAGCCGGATATGGTCTATATCCGCAAGGCGTTCTTCCTTGGTTTTCCGGGTTCGGTAGAACTGTCGACCCGTGGCCTGGGGCTGATGGTAATGTCCTTTCTGGTGGCCAGCTTCGGCACATTGACCATCGCCGCCTACGGTATCGGCTCCAACATACTGCAGGTCATCACCATCCCCGCCATGGGCCTGTCGATGGCAGTCTCCACGTTGGTGGGTCAGAACATGGGCGCGGGTAACGTGCAACGCGCCAGCAAGATCACCCAGTTGGCCGCGCTCTATGCGTTTATCGGCCTGAGTCTGGTGGGGCTGCTGGTGTATGCGGTGGCACCCCAGATTGTCGCCTTCTTCGTACCGGGCGATGCCGGCGTGATCAGCGAGGGCGCGCGCTTTATCCGCATCATGGCGCTGGCCTGGGGTGGAATCGGCATTCAGCTGTGCTTAGTGGCAGCGTTCCGCGCCTCGGGCAACATGGTCAGCGCCATGGTTATCGCCCTGGTGACCCAGTGGATGCTGCAGTTTCCGCTCGCGTATGTGCTATCCAAACACACTACGCTGGGCGCCGAGGGTATCTGGTGGTCCTTCCCGATCACCAACATTCTGGTCGCGGTCATTTCGTTGTGCTGGTTCGCCCGCGGCAGCTGGAAGAACACACGCCTGACCGAAGACGAACGCCAGACCGTCAAGGTGACTGACGAGGCCCTGAGCGAGGAAGGTTATCGGTGA
- a CDS encoding LysR family transcriptional regulator, whose protein sequence is MDLRSLRYFCAAAELGSITAAAEHCHVAQPSISNAIAQLEAEFSLRLFNRGRKGVTLTPAGSDFHQQVRQLLRNAEQVEARFKQRRRSPLQLGIQRELASRDSAWLVQLLSRSLPDHQLEVRSQPQTPPALWLTSARRVPAGYRFVSLLDQQYHLLAPRGWPLPQPLTLQAALDYPWIDRLDCEQRAALLSRLPQLAEHCLLQVDTEDLALSLVQHQQGVTVMALGDDADSLPTDVQPHSLHGLVPPELLDRQLGVALRDDIDPAVAQALGLP, encoded by the coding sequence ATGGATTTGCGCAGTCTGCGCTACTTCTGCGCGGCGGCGGAGCTCGGCAGCATCACGGCGGCTGCCGAGCACTGCCATGTAGCACAACCCTCCATTTCCAATGCCATCGCGCAGCTGGAGGCGGAGTTTTCCCTGCGGTTGTTCAACCGCGGCCGCAAAGGCGTGACCCTGACGCCAGCCGGCAGCGACTTTCATCAGCAGGTGCGCCAACTGTTGCGTAATGCCGAACAGGTCGAGGCACGCTTCAAGCAGCGCCGGCGCAGCCCACTGCAGCTGGGCATTCAGCGTGAACTGGCCAGCCGCGATAGCGCCTGGCTGGTACAGCTGCTCAGCCGCAGCCTGCCAGACCATCAATTGGAGGTGCGCAGCCAACCACAAACACCACCCGCGCTCTGGCTGACCAGTGCGCGCCGTGTGCCGGCCGGCTATCGCTTCGTCAGCCTGCTAGATCAGCAATATCACCTGCTGGCACCACGCGGTTGGCCACTGCCCCAGCCGTTGACCCTGCAGGCGGCACTCGACTACCCGTGGATCGATCGACTCGATTGCGAGCAGCGCGCCGCCTTGCTCAGCCGCCTGCCGCAGCTGGCCGAGCACTGTCTGCTGCAGGTCGATACCGAAGACCTCGCCCTCAGCCTGGTACAGCATCAGCAGGGCGTGACCGTGATGGCCCTGGGTGACGATGCCGACAGCCTGCCAACGGACGTTCAACCGCACAGCCTGCACGGCCTGGTGCCGCCCGAACTACTTGACCGGCAGCTGGGCGTAGCGCTGCGTGACGATATTGATCCTGCTGTCGCGCAGGCGCTCGGACTGCCCTGA
- a CDS encoding MBL fold metallo-hydrolase translates to MPRLIALTLFALLFGSAAQAAERPQHLRIALLITAQSAGSPEAFTVSGGRWRTERKLVHTALLVDHPQGRFLFDSGLGREIDSAFAANNWLNRTLLAYEQLDPALDQLERAGYQAEDIDFILPSHLHWDHLGGLPDFPHTPVKVLPSGLQEAREHGQRPAFLPEHLAGPREWQTLSLRDTPYAGFARSLDLFGDQRLVVVDLSGHTAGQVGLFVNLDSGRRLFFIGDTSWTLRGVEQNRSRPQFVQWIAHVDSDREANARVLQQIHQLHQQQPELLIVPAHDEQVARQLAHFPQFED, encoded by the coding sequence ATGCCCCGCCTGATCGCTTTAACCTTATTCGCGCTGCTATTCGGCAGCGCCGCCCAGGCGGCTGAGCGGCCGCAACATTTGCGCATCGCCCTGCTGATCACCGCGCAGTCGGCTGGCTCACCGGAAGCCTTCACCGTCAGCGGAGGGCGCTGGCGGACCGAGCGTAAACTGGTGCATACAGCGCTGCTGGTCGATCATCCACAGGGGCGCTTTCTCTTCGATAGCGGACTGGGCCGCGAGATCGACAGCGCCTTTGCCGCCAACAACTGGCTCAATCGCACGCTACTGGCCTACGAGCAGCTCGACCCGGCGTTGGATCAACTGGAACGGGCCGGTTACCAGGCCGAGGATATCGACTTCATCCTGCCCAGCCACCTACACTGGGATCATCTGGGCGGCCTGCCCGACTTCCCGCACACGCCCGTCAAGGTGCTGCCAAGCGGCCTGCAGGAAGCCCGCGAGCACGGCCAACGCCCAGCGTTTCTGCCAGAGCATTTGGCTGGCCCGCGCGAGTGGCAAACACTGTCATTGCGCGACACCCCCTATGCGGGTTTTGCCCGCAGCCTCGATCTGTTTGGCGATCAACGCCTGGTGGTGGTTGACCTTAGCGGACACACCGCCGGGCAGGTGGGACTGTTCGTCAACCTCGACTCCGGCCGCAGGCTGTTCTTCATTGGCGATACCAGCTGGACGCTACGCGGCGTGGAGCAGAACCGATCCCGGCCGCAGTTTGTGCAGTGGATTGCCCATGTCGACAGCGACCGTGAGGCCAATGCCCGGGTGTTGCAGCAGATTCACCAGTTGCACCAGCAGCAACCCGAGCTGTTGATCGTGCCGGCCCACGACGAGCAGGTCGCCCGGCAACTGGCTCATTTTCCACAATTCGAGGATTGA
- a CDS encoding PspA/IM30 family protein yields the protein MTIWRKVGTLFRASAQEPLEHLVDANALRIMEQELRDTEQAMLRAKRELACLMASGKELLRSNQQLGEALAQREEQASQALEKGEAGLAYELAEWIAAHENQLQQQRQQAEHLRRQETSLRQHLRDAAQSHQQYRREWQLARANRNAEQVLRNLGGHKQGLHAQLGDLASSLQRIRQQQHRFSDVDSALRELQQEDDGSALDSRLQRAGISTGASDANQVLARLRSQQNGTA from the coding sequence ATGACGATCTGGAGAAAGGTAGGCACTTTATTTCGCGCCAGCGCACAGGAGCCGCTGGAACACCTGGTCGATGCCAACGCCCTGCGGATCATGGAGCAGGAGCTACGCGATACCGAGCAAGCCATGCTGCGTGCCAAGCGCGAGCTGGCCTGTCTGATGGCCAGCGGCAAGGAACTGCTGCGCAGCAACCAGCAACTCGGCGAGGCGTTGGCGCAGCGCGAAGAACAAGCCAGCCAAGCGCTGGAAAAAGGCGAAGCCGGGCTGGCTTACGAGCTGGCCGAGTGGATAGCCGCGCACGAGAACCAGCTGCAACAGCAGCGCCAGCAGGCCGAGCATCTGCGCCGACAGGAAACCAGTCTGCGCCAGCACCTGCGCGACGCCGCGCAAAGCCATCAACAATACCGCCGGGAATGGCAGCTGGCCCGGGCCAACCGCAACGCCGAACAGGTGCTGCGCAACCTCGGCGGCCATAAGCAGGGCCTGCACGCCCAGTTGGGCGACCTGGCCAGTTCACTGCAGCGTATTCGCCAACAGCAGCACCGCTTCAGCGACGTCGACAGCGCCCTGCGCGAACTGCAACAGGAAGACGACGGCAGCGCCCTGGACAGCAGACTGCAACGGGCCGGCATCAGCACTGGCGCCAGCGACGCGAATCAGGTACTGGCCAGGTTACGCAGCCAGCAGAACGGAACAGCCTAA
- a CDS encoding YiaA/YiaB family inner membrane protein, which produces MENEINSNSSGWIFFVKVSFAVALLATGAGVIFSPTDLLVKGYMAVCALFLVSTTITLSKTLRDEHEGKRIYNRISDARAQQLLKEYTE; this is translated from the coding sequence ATGGAAAACGAGATCAACAGCAACTCCAGCGGCTGGATATTCTTCGTCAAGGTGTCCTTTGCCGTGGCACTGCTGGCCACCGGCGCCGGCGTGATCTTCTCGCCTACTGATCTATTGGTGAAAGGCTATATGGCGGTCTGCGCGCTCTTTCTGGTCAGCACCACCATCACCCTGTCGAAGACGCTGCGCGACGAGCACGAAGGCAAACGCATTTACAACCGCATTTCCGACGCCCGCGCCCAACAACTGCTGAAAGAATACACGGAGTAA
- a CDS encoding helix-turn-helix domain-containing protein — protein sequence MAQTTAIVEVLKKLLKEQGVTYLQVAQALDLSEASVKRLFAERQFSLQRLDRVCALLGVEISDLVRRLEQEMRIDALAPAQEQELVSDSKLLLVAICALNRWSLAQMLENYRLSEPEAISKLARLDRMGLIELLPGNRIKPLISHDFNWQKNGPIQRFFESQVQADFFQCHFNRPGELRLFLNGMLSPRSNEAMQQKLRRLALEFRHSHQEDLALPLEQRYGVSMILAIRPWEVAVFQQYRRDDAEKYYPGHAGA from the coding sequence ATGGCGCAGACCACGGCAATCGTTGAGGTATTGAAGAAGTTGCTGAAGGAGCAGGGCGTAACTTACCTGCAGGTGGCGCAGGCGCTCGACCTGTCGGAGGCCAGCGTCAAGCGGCTGTTTGCCGAACGACAGTTCTCGCTGCAGCGGCTGGATCGGGTATGCGCGTTGTTGGGGGTGGAAATCAGCGATCTGGTCAGGCGGCTGGAGCAGGAGATGCGCATTGACGCTTTGGCCCCGGCGCAGGAGCAGGAACTGGTTTCCGACAGCAAATTGCTGCTGGTGGCCATCTGCGCGCTGAATCGCTGGAGCCTGGCGCAGATGCTGGAGAACTACCGCCTTAGCGAGCCCGAAGCCATCAGCAAGCTGGCGCGCCTGGATCGCATGGGATTGATCGAGCTGCTGCCGGGCAACCGCATCAAGCCGCTGATCAGCCATGATTTCAATTGGCAGAAGAACGGGCCCATCCAACGCTTTTTCGAGTCGCAGGTGCAAGCCGATTTCTTTCAGTGCCACTTCAATCGGCCGGGCGAGCTGCGGCTGTTTCTCAACGGCATGTTGTCGCCACGCAGCAACGAAGCCATGCAGCAAAAGCTGCGGCGCCTGGCGCTGGAGTTCCGCCACAGTCATCAGGAGGACCTGGCCTTGCCGCTGGAGCAGCGTTACGGCGTCAGCATGATATTGGCCATTCGCCCCTGGGAAGTGGCAGTATTCCAGCAGTACCGGCGTGACGACGCCGAAAAGTACTACCCAGGCCATGCCGGTGCATGA
- a CDS encoding mechanosensitive ion channel domain-containing protein translates to MAFLQDVMDAIGHAVPLLETLLVVALVLWCADYLLIRRHGGLGNEKLFSRQLVMLGLTLVGVVAVVLALPVNEGSRNQIIALLGLLISGVFAFSSSNIFANLASGILLRITKPFGIGDFISVGSHFGRVAERGLFDTEIQSESGELIALPNTYLTTNPVSALRSDGALVSASLSLGYDVHHAQVEPLLIEAAQSSQLEDVFVQILELGNFAITYRVSGVLPEAKGLITARSNLHKAILDQLHGAGIEIMSATIMNQRPVDAGYSFIPAPARSRPATPQAAPEKIAEKVLFDKAELAQQLQQRKAELAKSMEALEQQAKQADGDEKQRLKDRMEQLREERKQLDKAEEEPLKVVSGKGE, encoded by the coding sequence GTGGCTTTTCTGCAGGATGTGATGGACGCCATTGGTCATGCCGTACCGCTGCTGGAAACTCTGCTCGTGGTGGCGCTGGTACTCTGGTGCGCAGACTATCTGCTGATCCGCCGACATGGTGGTCTGGGTAACGAGAAGCTGTTCTCTCGCCAATTGGTGATGCTGGGGTTGACCCTGGTAGGCGTGGTAGCCGTGGTACTGGCGCTGCCGGTCAACGAGGGGTCGCGCAACCAGATCATCGCCTTGCTGGGCTTGTTGATCTCCGGCGTGTTCGCCTTTTCTTCCAGCAACATTTTCGCCAACCTGGCGTCGGGGATTCTGCTGCGGATCACCAAACCCTTCGGCATCGGCGATTTTATCTCTGTCGGCAGCCATTTCGGTCGGGTGGCCGAGCGCGGTCTGTTTGATACCGAGATCCAGTCCGAGAGCGGCGAGCTGATCGCGCTGCCCAATACCTACCTCACCACCAATCCGGTCTCCGCGCTGCGTAGCGACGGCGCGCTGGTGTCTGCCTCGTTGTCATTGGGTTATGACGTGCATCACGCGCAGGTCGAGCCGCTGCTGATCGAGGCAGCGCAGAGCAGCCAGCTGGAAGACGTTTTTGTGCAGATTCTCGAATTGGGCAACTTTGCCATCACTTACCGCGTCTCGGGGGTATTGCCGGAGGCCAAGGGGCTGATTACCGCGCGCTCCAATTTGCACAAGGCGATTCTCGATCAGTTGCACGGCGCGGGCATTGAAATCATGTCGGCGACCATCATGAACCAGCGCCCGGTTGATGCTGGTTACAGCTTCATTCCCGCGCCGGCCCGCAGCCGTCCAGCGACGCCGCAGGCCGCGCCGGAAAAAATCGCTGAGAAAGTGCTGTTTGATAAAGCCGAGTTGGCGCAGCAGTTACAGCAGCGCAAGGCCGAGCTGGCGAAGAGCATGGAGGCGCTGGAGCAGCAGGCCAAGCAGGCGGACGGTGACGAGAAGCAGCGCTTGAAGGACCGCATGGAGCAATTGCGTGAAGAGCGCAAACAGCTGGATAAGGCCGAAGAGGAACCGCTCAAGGTTGTCAGCGGCAAGGGCGAGTAG